In Buchnera aphidicola (Ceratovacuna japonica), the genomic window AATCAATAAAATGTTAAAAAATATAGAATTTTATAAAATATACAAATATTATAAAATTATGATAGAAGGGAAAAAAGAAATACAAATTTCTGTAAATCCTAGAATATGTGTAGAAATGACATTATTAAAAATCTTATAACAATAAAAAATAGGACTAAAAATGTTCACAAATGAAAAATTAGGAAATTTAATGAAACAGGCTCAACAAATGCAAGAAAAAATGACTAAAATGCAAGAAGAAATGGCTAAAATAGAAGTTACTGGAGAAGCTGGAGCTGGTTTAGTAAAAGTAACAATAAATGGAATACATAATTGCAGAAAAGTAGAAATTGATCCAACTTTATTAACAGAAGATGATAAAGAAATTTTAGAAGATTTAGCAACAGCTGCTTTTAATGACGCTTCTAGAAGAATATCTGAAGCTCAGAAAAAAAAAATGTCTAATATTTCTCATAATTCACAGTTATCAAATGGATTTAATTTCCCTTTTTAATTTTTTAAAAAATTTTTAATAATTGTTTAAAAATTTAAAACATTTTATAAATAAAAAAAATATTGAAAAAAAATATATTTTTTGCAAAATATTTAATAAAATTTTAATCAGGAAAAAACATGAAAGTAGAAAAATATTCATTTAAATCAGAATCAAAACAACTATTAAATTTGATGATACATTCTTTATATTCTAACAAAGAAATATTTCTAAGAGAATTAATATCGAATTCTTCTGATGCAATAGAAAAATCAAGATTTCTATTACTTTCACAAGAAAAGTTTTCGAATGTTAATATAAAGTATGAAATAAAAATATATTTAGATGAAAATAAAAAAAAAATAAAAATTAGTGATAATGGAATAGGAATGAAAAAAAAGGAAGTAATAAAAAATTTAGGAACTATTGCAAAATCAGGAACAAAATCTTTTATAAAATCTATAAAAAAAAATAAAAATAATGATTTTATAGGAAAATTTGGAGTTGGATTTTATTCATCTTTTATAGTATCTAAAAAAGTATATGTAGACACATTATCTATATATGAAAAAAATACTAAAAAAAGTATAATATGGAAATCATATGGTGATGGAGAATATTCAATAGAAAAATCAAAAAAAAAAGATGTAGGAACTGATGTAACACTATTTTTAAAAGATTCAGATAGCCATTTAACAAATTATTATACAATAAAAAATATTATAAAAAAATATTCAGATCATATAAACGTACCTATAAAAGTAAAAAAATATGATAAAAAAAACAATACATATGAATGGAAAAAAATAAATCTAGCTGAATCTTTATGGACATTAGAAAAAAAAAAAATTAGCAAAGAAAAATATATAAACTTTTATAAATATATAACAAATGATAATAATGTTCCTATTATATGGACTCATAATAAAGTAGAAGGAAACATAGAGTACATAATTATATTATATATACCATCTAAAGCCCCATGGGATATATGGAATAGAGAAAAAAAAAATGGTTTAAAATTATATGTAAACAAAGTATATATAATGGATAATGTAGAACAATTTTTACCAAATTATTTAAGATTTGTAAAAGGAATAATAGATACTAAAGACTTACCATTAAATGTATCTAGAGAAATACTTCAAGAAAACAAAAATATAGAAATTATAAAAAAAACCATCACAAAGAAAATATTAAAATTAATAAAAAATATTAATAAGAAAAAATATATAACTTTTTGGAAAGAATTCGGTTCTATAATAAAAGAAGGTATAGCTGAAGATATAGAAAATAAAGAACTAATTTGTGATTTGTTATTATTTTCCTCTATAAGAACTAATAATGAAAATAAATATTTGTCTTTAAAAAAATATATTAAAAACATGAAAAAAACCCAAAAAAATATATATTTCATTACTTCAGATAATTACAAATCAGCAATAAACAGTCCTCATTTAGAAATTTTTAAAAACAAAAAAATAGACGTTTTAATACTTCATGAAAGAATAGATGAATGGATGATGAATTATTTAACAGAATTTAGAGGAATAAAATTTCAATCTGTTAGTAAATTTGATGAAGAATTAAACAATATTGCAAATAAAAAAAATAAAGATATAGAAGAACCTAACAACCAAATAAAACAAACAATAAAAAAAATAGAAAAAATATTAAAAAATAAAATAAAAAAAGTAAATTTAACACACAAATTTTCAGAAACTGCTTCAGCTCTTACAACAGATTCAAATGAAATGAGCACTCAAATGGCAAAACTGTTTTCTGCGGCAGGACAAAAAGTACCTGAAATAAAATATATTTTTGAAATAAATCCAAACCACAAATTTATAAAAAAAATTTCTAAAATAAAAGATAAAAAATATTTTAAAGAAGCAGTGAAAATGTTATTTGAACAATCTCTTTTAAACGAAAAAGGATCTTTAGAAGAACCTAATAAATTTGTAAAAAGAATAAATTATTTATTAACAAAAAAAATTATTTAACAAAAATGTCAACTTAAATATAAAAAATAAAAAATATGAAAATAATTATACTAGGAGCTCCAGGTAGCGGTAAAGGCACTCAAGCAAATATAATATCAAAAAAATATTATATAAAAAAAATATCTTTAGGAGAAATATTTAGAAAAAATATAAAAAAAAAAATTATTTAGGAAGAATTATTAAAAAAAGAATTGAAAGCGGAAAATTAGTAGACGACAAAATATCTATAATGTTAATAAAAAAAAGAGTTTCTAAAAAAGACTGTAAATTAGGATATATACTTGATGGTTTTCCTAGAACATTAAATCAAGTAAAAAATATATTTTCTACAAATATTAAAATAGATTGTATAATAGAAATTATAACACATGAAAAAACAATATTAGAAAGAATATCTGGTAGATTAGTACATGAAAATTCTGGTAGAACATATCATAAAATATTTTTTCCTCCCATAATTAAAAATAAAGATAATATAACTGGAGAAAAACTAACAAGAAGAAAAGATGATAAAGTAAAAATAGTTAAAAAAAGATTAAAGGAATATAATAAAGAAATAAAAAAAATAAGAAAATATTTTATAAAAAAAATATCAAAAAAAAAAAAAAATTATTATAAAATAGATGGAAATTTAGAAAAAGATGCAATAACAAAAAATATAATAAAAATAATAGAAAATATATAATTTTTTTTGCACTCTACAAGATTCGAACTTGTGACCCACGGCTTAGAAGGCCGTTGCTCTATCCAACTGAGCTAAGAGTGCATTATTTTATATAGTTGTACATTTAAAATATAAGAATGCATTTTTTTTATAAAATTTGCAAGAACTTTTTAAAAATTATACTATAATTTTTTTAAAAACAGAGAAAAAAAAATGTTAAATAAAATAATAAATGGAAAAAAAATATCAAAATATCTACAAGAAAAAATTAAAAAAAAAATAGAGAAAAAAATAAAAAATGGAAAAAGACCACCAGGAATAGCAGTAATATCAGTAGGAAACAATGAATCTTCTAAAATATATGTAAAAAAAAAAAAAAATGCATGTAAAAAAGTAGGATTTATATTTAAGTATTGGAATTTTGAAAACTCTGTAAAAGAAACAGAAATATTAAGATTAATAAAAAGTTTAAATAAAAATATAGAAGTAGATGGAATATTAGTACAACTTCCGTTACCAAAGCATATTAATTATAAAAAAGTAATATGTACTATTTCATATAAAAAAGATGTAGATGGTCTTCATCCATATAACGCTGGTCGTTTATTCCAAAAAAATTCTATAATTAAACCTTGTACTCCAAAAGGAATAATGACATTAATAAAAAAATATAAAATAAAAATTGTAGGTCTTAATGCAGTTATAATAGGATCTTCTAACATAGTAGGAAGACCAATAAGCATGGAACTTTTAACATCTGGATGCACAATAACTATAACAAATAAATATACAGAAAATTTAATAAATTACACAAAAAACGCAGATTTGTTAGTAGTAGCAATAGGAAAACCAAATTTTATAAAAAAGTCTTGGGTGAAAAAGAACTCTATAATATTTGATGTTGGAATTAATAAAACAATAGATGGTAGAATTACTGGAGATGTACATTTTGAATCAGTATACAAAAAAATATCTTATATAACTCCAGTTCCAGGAGGGGTAGGTCCTATGACAGTAGTTTCATTATTAGAAAATACATTAATACCATATAAAAAGTATTATAAAAATTAATTTTAAACTATTTTTGTTTAACTTTCCAAAAAGTTTGATCATTATTATCTTCTAACAAAAATCCTATTGAATTAATTCTTTTTCTAATACAGTCAGATTTACTCCAATTTTTATTTTTTCTAGACAATGATCTTATGTGTATTAAAATTTCTACTTTATAAATAGAAATTTTATTTTTAATTATTTTAAAATTATATTTTTTAAAAAAATCATTACAATTTAAATAAAAAAAACCTAATATTCTTCCTAAATAAATTAATTTTGTAGCTAAAATGTTTGAATTAGTAGTATTAACATTTTTTTCTATATTTATTTTTTTAGCAATATTAAATAATATAGAAATTGCCTTTGGAGTGTTAAAATCATCATTCATTGCATTCACGAACTTTTTATGAAAAATATCAGATTCTTTTGTAATAGAATTGTTAGTTTTTGTATTTAATATAGAATAATATAACCTTTCTACAGACAATCTAGATATTTTAAAACTATATTTATTATAAATTAACGGCTTTCTATAATGAGTAGATAAAAAAAAATATCTTATAGTATCAGAATCATAATTTAACATAGCTTGTTTTAAACTATAATTATTATTTAAAGACTTGGACATTTTAAGTTTATTAAAAATTAATAAACCAGAATGTATCCAATAATTAACATATTTTTTATTTTTTAAAAAACAAGAAGATTGAGATCTTTGATTTTCATGATGAGGAAATAATAAATCTAAACCACCTCCATGTATATCTAAAACTTTACCACAATATTTATAACTTAATGCAGAACATTCAATATGCCATCCAGGCCTTCCATAACCCCATGGTGATTTCCATACTACTTTATTAATGTACTTTTTATCATTTATATCTACTAGTTTCCATAAAACAAAATCTTGACTTTTTTTTTTATTCAAAAAGTTAAAATCATCACTATTATTTATTAAATTAGATAATACCTGCTTAGATAGTTTTCCATATGAATCAAAACTAGATATAGAAAACATAACATCACCATTATTAGATATATATGCGTTATTTAAATCTAATAATTTTTTTATAAATTTAATTATTATTTTTATATTTTTTGTAACTCTAGGTTCAAATTTAGGTGGTAAAATATTTAAATTTAAAAAATCGTTCTTCATGTTCTTAATCATTCTGTTTGTTAGAGAAAAAACATTTTCATTATTTTCTAAAGATCTTTTAATTATTTTATCATCTATATCAGTAATATTTCTAATATATTTAACTTTATATCCAATATACTTTAAATATCTTATTAACATATCAAAAACTATAAAAGTTCTACCATGACCTAAATGACAAAGATCATAAACAGTAATTCCACACACATAAATAATAACCTTTTTAAAAAAAAAGGTTTTAAATTTTTCTTTAGAATTTTTTAAAATATTAAAAATCTTCAACATAAATATCTCTAAAAAATATATTATAAGATCCTGGCAATTGCCTACTCTCACACAAGGAGACCTTGTAATACCATCGGTGTTGAAATGTTTCACTTCTGAGTTCGGTATGGATTCAGGTGGTACCATAACACTATATTACCAGGATCTAAAAAAAATAGTTCAAAAAAAATTATGCATAAAATTTTTTATAAAATAACAGAAAAAAACAAAACTAATAAAACATTTCTGGTGTTGTAAGGTTAAGCCTCTCAGGTAAATTAGTACTAGTTAGCTAAACATGTCGCCATGATTACACACCTAGCCTATCAACGTTGTAGTCTACAACAACCTTTAAGTAAACTAAAATTATTTAGTTTAGGGAAGACTAATCTTAGGGTAAGTTTCGTGTTTAGATGCTTTCAGCACTTATCTTTTCCGTATTTAGCTACCGGGCAATGCCATTGGCATGACAACCCGAACACCAGTGATACGTCCACTTCGGTCCTCTCGTACTAGAAGCAGATCCCTTCAATCTTCCTGCGCCCACGACAGATAGGGACCGAACTGTCTCACGACGTTCTAAACCCAGCTCGCGTACCACTTTAAATGGCGAACAGCCATACCCTTGGGACCTGCTCCAGCCCCAGGATGTGATGAGCCGACATCGAGGTGCCAAACACCGCCGTCGATATGAACTCTTGGGCGGTATTAGCCTGTTATCCCCGGAGTACCTTTTATTTGTTGAGCGATGGCCTTTCCATACAGAACCACCGGATCACTAAGACCTGCTTTCGCATCTGCTCGCGCTATCACGCTTACAGTTAAACTGGCTTATGCCTTTACACTAAACTTACGATTTCCGACCGTAATTAGCCAATCTTTGTGCTCCTCCGTTACTCTTTGGGAGGAGACCGCCCCAGTCAAACTACCCACCAGACAATGTCTCTATACCGGATAACGGATATTAGATTAGAATAATAAATTCTAAAGGGTGGTATTTCAATTTTTGACTCTAACTAACCTGACGATTAATTTTCATAGTCTTCCACCTATTCTACACATCAAAAGTCATTATTCAATGTCAAGCTATAGTAAAGGTTCACGGGGTCTTTCCGTCTTGCCGCGGGTATACTGCATCTTCACAGCAATTTCAATTTCACTGAGTCTCGGGTGGAGACAGTCTAGCCATCATTACGCCATTCGTGCAGGTCGGAACTTACCCGACAAGGAATTTCGCTACCTTAGGACCGTTATAGTTACGGCCGCCGTTTACCGGGGCTTCAATCTAGAGCTTCAGAATAAATTCTTAACACTTTTTATTAACCTTCCGGCACCGGGCAGGCGTCACACCGTATACTTCCACTTTCGTGTTTGCACAGTGCTGTGTTTTTAATAAACAGTTGCAGCTAGCTGGTGTCTTAGACTAGTTTCAGCTATAAAAGTAAATTTTTTCACATAATACTAGCGTGCCTTCTCCCGAAGTTACGGCACCATTTTGCCTAGTTCCTTCACCCGAGTTCTCTCAAGCGCTTTAGTATTCTCTACCCAACTACCTGTGTTGGTTTGTGGTACGATTTTATTTTACATAAAGTTTAGAGGATTTTCTTGGAAGCATGGTGTTAATCACTTCATTATTTACATAACTAGTCATCACGCCTTAGATTAAAAAATGATCGGATTTACCTAATCATTAACTCCTACACGATTAAACCAGGATTTCCAACACCTGGATGATCTAACCTTCTCCGTCACCCCATCACAGTAAAATAAAGAACAGGAATATTAACCTGTAATCCATCGATTACGCTTCTCAGCCTCACCTTAGGTGTCGCCTTACCCTGCCCCGATTAACGTTGGACAGGAAACCTTAGTCTTTCAGCGAGCAAGTTTTTCACTTGCTTTATCGTTACTTATGTCAGCATTCGCACTTCTGATACCTCCAGCATATTTTACAATACACCTTCTACAGCTTACAGAACGCTCCCCTACCCAATAAAAAATACTTATATTAATAAAAAATAAAAATATTAATTTATTGCCATAGCTTCGGTGTATAATTTAGCCCCGTTAAATCTTCCGCGCAAGACGACTTGACTAGTGAGCTTTTACGCTTTCTTTAAATGATGGCTGCTTCTAAGCCAACATCCTAGCTGTTTATGCCTTCTCACATCGTTTACCACTTAACTATAACTTAGGGACCTTAGCTAATGGTCTGGGTTGTTTCCCTCTCCACAACGAACGTTAGCACCCGCTGTGTGTCTCCCATGATAACATTATACGGTATTCGGAGTTTGCATCGGTTTGGTAGGCCTAGACGACCCCTAGCCGAAACAGTGCTCTACCCCCGCAGATGAATTACATGAGGCGCTACCTAAATAGCTTTCGGGGAGAACCAGCTATCTCCCGGTTTGATTGGCCTTTCACCCCTAACCACAGATCATCCGCTAATTTTTCAACATTAGTCGGTTCGGTCCTCCAGTTAGTTTTACCTAACCTTCAACCTGTCCATGGCTAGATCACCGGGTTTCGGGTCTGTATCCTGAAACTAAATAGCCATATTTAAGACTCGGTTTCCCTGCGGCTCCCTTATTTAAGTTAACCTCGCTACAGAATACAAGTCGCTGACCCATTATACAAAAGGTACGCAGTCACCATTTAAAAAAATAATACAAAAAATTTATAAAAGGCTCCTACTGCTTGTACGTATATGGTTTCAGGATCTATTTCACTCCCCTTACCGGGGTTCTTTTCGCCTTTCCCTTACGGTACTTTGTTCACTATCGGTCAGTCAGTAGTATTTAGCCTTAGAGGATGGTCCCCCTATCTTCAAACAAGATTTCACGTGTCTCGTTCTACTTTTTGAGTAAATAATAATTATGATTTTTGTATACTGGGCTATCACCAATTATTACCAATTTTTCCAAATTGTTCTACTAATCTTAATTAATATTTTTTACTCTGGCTTTTCCCATTTCGCTCGCCGCTACTTAGGGAATCTCAATTGATTTCTTTTCCTCAAGGTAATAAGATGTTTCAGTTCCCTTGGTTCGCTTTTTTAATCTATATATTCAATTAAAAATGATGATATTATTCATCAGGTTTCCCCATTCGGATATTACCGGTTACAAGCGCTTCTTATCAACTCACCGATACTTTTCGCAGATTAGCACGTCCTTCATCGCCTCTGACTGCCAAGGCATTCACCATATACGCTTTAATGCTTAACCTTACAACCCACAAATGTTTTACTTATATTATTTTAATAAAAAATATAATTAAAAATTTTGTTTAATTCTGATTTTTTAAAGAGCATTATTATTAATTTAACTATATAAAATTAAATTAACAATAACATGAAAAGATAAAATAGTATAGTAAAAATTAATAATTATTGTCCCCTAGGGGATTTGAACCCCTGTTGCCGCCGTGAAAGGGCAGTGTCCTGGACCTCTAGACGAAGGGGACTAAAACATTAAAATTAAATTTTTTCAACAATAAAATTTTGTATACTACAAATATTAATACTACATAATGAAAAAAAAGAGTCAAGAAGTTTATTAAATTATTTTTATTAAAAAAACTAATTTTTTTTATTTTTTAGCTTTTTTATGGTCTTTTCTACATCAGGAAATTTTTTATGCCATAAAAAACAAGAATGAGCGGCTTGGCTTACAAGCATACCTATACCATCTTTTAGATAAAAGGCTCCATATTTTTTGCATAATTTTAAAAAAGGAGTATGTTCTCCATTTTTCTTAAAATATAAATCATAACAACGAACATTTTTTGAAATAATACATTTAGGAATATCTGGAACTTTATTAAATATTCCACTAGAAGTAGCATTTATTATTAAATTAAAATTATATTTTATTATTTCATTTTTATTTACACAAAATATGTTACCA contains:
- a CDS encoding hypothetical protein (possible pseudo, frameshifted); amino-acid sequence: MKIIILGAPGSGKGTQANIISKKYYIKKISLGEIFRKNIKKKII
- a CDS encoding hypothetical protein (possible pseudo, frameshifted), with translation MLIKKRVSKKDCKLGYILDGFPRTLNQVKNIFSTNIKIDCIIEIITHEKTILERISGRLVHENSGRTYHKIFFPPIIKNKDNITGEKLTRRKDDKVKIVKKRLKEYNKEIKKIRKYFIKKISKKKKNYYKIDGNLEKDAITKNIIKIIENI
- a CDS encoding YbaB/EbfC family nucleoid-associated protein, with the protein product MFTNEKLGNLMKQAQQMQEKMTKMQEEMAKIEVTGEAGAGLVKVTINGIHNCRKVEIDPTLLTEDDKEILEDLATAAFNDASRRISEAQKKKMSNISHNSQLSNGFNFPF
- the htpG gene encoding molecular chaperone HtpG, with amino-acid sequence MKVEKYSFKSESKQLLNLMIHSLYSNKEIFLRELISNSSDAIEKSRFLLLSQEKFSNVNIKYEIKIYLDENKKKIKISDNGIGMKKKEVIKNLGTIAKSGTKSFIKSIKKNKNNDFIGKFGVGFYSSFIVSKKVYVDTLSIYEKNTKKSIIWKSYGDGEYSIEKSKKKDVGTDVTLFLKDSDSHLTNYYTIKNIIKKYSDHINVPIKVKKYDKKNNTYEWKKINLAESLWTLEKKKISKEKYINFYKYITNDNNVPIIWTHNKVEGNIEYIIILYIPSKAPWDIWNREKKNGLKLYVNKVYIMDNVEQFLPNYLRFVKGIIDTKDLPLNVSREILQENKNIEIIKKTITKKILKLIKNINKKKYITFWKEFGSIIKEGIAEDIENKELICDLLLFSSIRTNNENKYLSLKKYIKNMKKTQKNIYFITSDNYKSAINSPHLEIFKNKKIDVLILHERIDEWMMNYLTEFRGIKFQSVSKFDEELNNIANKKNKDIEEPNNQIKQTIKKIEKILKNKIKKVNLTHKFSETASALTTDSNEMSTQMAKLFSAAGQKVPEIKYIFEINPNHKFIKKISKIKDKKYFKEAVKMLFEQSLLNEKGSLEEPNKFVKRINYLLTKKII
- the cysS gene encoding cysteine--tRNA ligase — encoded protein: MLKIFNILKNSKEKFKTFFFKKVIIYVCGITVYDLCHLGHGRTFIVFDMLIRYLKYIGYKVKYIRNITDIDDKIIKRSLENNENVFSLTNRMIKNMKNDFLNLNILPPKFEPRVTKNIKIIIKFIKKLLDLNNAYISNNGDVMFSISSFDSYGKLSKQVLSNLINNSDDFNFLNKKKSQDFVLWKLVDINDKKYINKVVWKSPWGYGRPGWHIECSALSYKYCGKVLDIHGGGLDLLFPHHENQRSQSSCFLKNKKYVNYWIHSGLLIFNKLKMSKSLNNNYSLKQAMLNYDSDTIRYFFLSTHYRKPLIYNKYSFKISRLSVERLYYSILNTKTNNSITKESDIFHKKFVNAMNDDFNTPKAISILFNIAKKINIEKNVNTTNSNILATKLIYLGRILGFFYLNCNDFFKKYNFKIIKNKISIYKVEILIHIRSLSRKNKNWSKSDCIRKRINSIGFLLEDNNDQTFWKVKQK
- the folD gene encoding bifunctional methylenetetrahydrofolate dehydrogenase/methenyltetrahydrofolate cyclohydrolase FolD → MLNKIINGKKISKYLQEKIKKKIEKKIKNGKRPPGIAVISVGNNESSKIYVKKKKNACKKVGFIFKYWNFENSVKETEILRLIKSLNKNIEVDGILVQLPLPKHINYKKVICTISYKKDVDGLHPYNAGRLFQKNSIIKPCTPKGIMTLIKKYKIKIVGLNAVIIGSSNIVGRPISMELLTSGCTITITNKYTENLINYTKNADLLVVAIGKPNFIKKSWVKKNSIIFDVGINKTIDGRITGDVHFESVYKKISYITPVPGGVGPMTVVSLLENTLIPYKKYYKN